The sequence TCGGTTCTATTAATAGTTTGACAGAAACCTGTATACACTTTCATTGAACCGTAAAACAGTGTGCGAAAGGTAAGTAATATATGTGACAACTGTATCGACTTGTTTAATGCCCAAGGCTGGTGTTCACTTCACTGCCTTCAGCCTTACGAAGTGTATGATCATGGTGTCATGATCACCAACGTCTATATTGTCCCAATTTACCAATCACAACTTGATTTCTCCTCGGTCAACTTTGACGTTGTCACCGTTAACTATTGCCTTCCCGGCCAGATGATACGCATGTTTTCATGTATGTCATTGTATTGATGACAATGGTCTATGTTTAAGCTTAGTGCCGGGTTTGGACGATATAAGCGAAGTACACGCAACCGTTCCTCCAAGATTTCCACATGTGGTTGTCAAAAATAGTGGCCATTCAATGTTGAACTTCGCATATACTCGCGCGATCGTATATTCATCGTTTTGATTTTAACAAGTTAGTGATTTCACCTGAGCGTCACTCCATGGCGTAAATGTTTCGCCTCGATACCGCACGTGTGATTGATCGAAGTTAAACAAGGCAAGGCGACAAACAAGATAACAAAAGAGTCAGGAACACAGTTCAATAAGGCATGCTTCGTGGTGACAGTGTGTCACGAAGTCatttgtctgtccgtccatgGAATTTTAATTATTCGACTGTGCTCCTGTTCATATATGTCACCTTTCAATTGCGTTTGCACGTTAGCGTACGGTCACTAGTCTGTTTATGAACTCTGGTATACGTTATAGTAAGAATATACGTGAACATTTCCGCTGTTTGCAAATCACAGCACAACAACACAACTAACATCTTCATTGACCTGAAATAGACGATTCATTGTCAAGGTCAGTTCGTTTAACAAATAAGAGTACTTATTTCTGTTGAAGAAATTATAATTTTCTAAACATGCTTGTGTGTCATCTGTTGACAACAGCGTCCACACAAGATTGCCTAAAGGCTGAAAACACTAACACAGACCCACCAGCAGGTGTGTAGAGCTCGGCACTCCTCAACTTTATTACTGTAATgtgataaaacaaaaaatcataTAGCAACCACTTGAGATGGGGTCGCACCTCTTGAGATTTAGgaggttttttttcttcattttttttacgcGCGTATGTGTTGCCATGAAGAAAACTGTTGAGAATAACAAGTAAACTTTGTGACGAAATAATATGGAGAGCACAAAATATATCTAAACCTGTTTTTTTGTGGCATTCCTTAAACCACATGTAAACAGACTATTTACATAGATCATAAAAGTGCCAGCTTCTTTACTGGATATGATAATAATTTCATATGTCTTTTTTCTTAGAAGGTTGGATTTGTCTTCAAGATGTCGAACAAAAGTATCACCTTTCAGTTCGGTCTATTTTGTTTTGTCCTGCTTCACATGTCACTATCTCTTGGTAAGATATTACACTTCAACTGGTCAACCTTAGATTACGTTGTATTACAGTTGTACGttcagtatatatatgttttctGTATTTCTCTGCTGGTCGCTTGAACCTCTTGTTTACATTCACACAATTagagtataattatattaatcttgtaatttgTCGATGTTACGCTATGACTGTTTATTGTTTTCTCTCTCATTTTTGATTTCACACGCCATTACTTTCTCTCCAAGATTGTGGTACTCACACCTGCGTACATGCCACTGCGTGCAACACCGGCGGTGATATGTGTGAATGTGACGTGCCCGGATGGAGTGGAGGAGCATGCGGTAAGAGAAAGTAGCTGTATACCCATTTCAAACTCCGATCAcgtggtattttattttattttattttattttattttattttattttattttatttttattttattttagtaccAACTAAGATCACTAATAGAAAATATTCTATAGTCTGAGGTACCACCGTGTACCAGGAATTTCATTAATTAACATCAATTCAGTTAATTAACCTCGACCTGCTGTAAGTAGTGCATAGAAACTACAGTCTCTACTAAGAATATTTCCAGATGAATATTGAAAAGTTGATTGATACTAATTCAAGATGAGTGGGTACTTTAAGAGTGAACATTACTTatttttcacccccccccccccgtatgATTTTCAGTAATGAATTAATTATAATGGTGGAGCGTGGCTCAAGTTGTGGTGGTGATGCGCTCTACAATCACTTATCCCTTCAAACGTTTGTtcattaaatttaaaagttctttcctccatgGTGATTGCCcattcattttgtttcatttgaccCACCTTCATGAAACtgaaatatatatagttatcGAATTTTGTAGAAATCCTTGAATTATATAATCTAATGTAAttacttttatattttattatttttgtattgcaatttatgtcattttctttttatCTAATTAtcttttctgtaaaaaaaaaaaaaaaaaagctagcCTGATGAGAATTGAATCTTGTATCAGAAAAAATCAATCCACTAATTTTCccatttgttattttgaaaacGTTTTAATACGGTATATCAATCTATCGTTACGAGGAATACACCTTAAAATTGATTAGAGTTGTATAACCGGTTTGTTTGATCATCTTCCAGACACGTGTGGTAGCGGAACTTGTCTGGCCGGAACTTGTAACGTTACACTTcaggaatgtacatgtaatgatggctGGAACGGAACAAATTGTGGTTAGTACGCCCTCATCGTTTCATGTCGAAACTTAAGTGAATCTTTAAAACGTGTACTTGTACATAGTTGTGAATATCAAATCTTGTTAGCGCATGACCAGCTTTGGTCTCTAGTGCAATTTCGACTTAGGGCTCTTTCCGTAATTATAAAAATTCGCCAAATCAAAGTATTGATATTGTCACAAGATGTTGACATACCCGTAGTTAATAAAAGTATATTATCAACCCTTTCATTGACCTTGGtcaaagatatttttttatagaATCAGTGACTTTTTTACGTTACAAGTAAATTTGTTAGTAGTTAATTAAGGTTTCAGCTTTCCCGGTGTCTAAATTTCTTGGAAACAAATCTACTATATAAGGAACAACATGAGAACAATCCGCGTCTGAGAAGAACCCAgtgatataataattatatatggAGTTCAGACTGTTTGAGTGGCTATAATACACTAATGGTTTGATTGAATTGCGACCAATATCATCGCCTTTCCCCGTTATTCCAGAAATGACTCTAGTATGGAATAGTTCTAACTGTAGATGCTATTTTTCAAGATTTGGATATTGGTACTAGAATGTACATTTAGGCTTCGTATCTCAACAGAACTGTGCAGTGGAGCAAATGCCTGTGTGAACGGAGAATGCAAAGACGATCAAAGCGGCTGTCAGTGCGAACTTGGCTGGTCTGGTCTGATGTGTGGTGAGTAAAGAGTGGTAGAACACGTCATGGTCAAAGCCATCAGGTGGTTGGCAAAATTGTTTCATTGCatcatgtatgtttgtatgaatGTAGGATTGTGGCACAATGTTGCTAGCTACGACTAGAAACATATATAAGCAAATGAGATATATCCCAAACAGTTAACAAACCCTATACTTGGTAATCCAACAATGgaagtgtcaaaggtcatactaAATTCCATGTTAAATGTGACGATTTTGTCGTTTGATAACAAGGGAAATAATTTATGATAGTACATATGATCATGATGCACGTTCAtgtaacagcgccctctatcaacaACTTGGTTGAGTAAATTGAACTGTTCGCAACCATTCTGATCATATTCAACTATTTCCATGTATACTTGGTCCCaatgcatacaatgtatatcttgCTTTTAATATGGAAAGttacataattaatgtaaattgaaaatgttaGGTGGTAGATCAGCCTGACCGATATTTGATAACTTGAACTTGAATATGTAGTGTGTTTGGTGTACTGCATATTTTTGACCTTGACTGGCACATTATCGATTTTGAATAGTCAGTAAATACAACCAGCTTTTTACAAAATTCGTTTTTTCGTTAGAGTTCATAAAATTTGCAATTCTACGATACTTTCGTTATGAAACCATTCGGATTTTTCTCAATTTTTAACCAACGTAATATTCGATCGGTTCTGAATCCATAAGTTATTCGTCCATAGTTGTATGTTCATTCAAAATGAGCCAATTACAGCCAATTTAGTtagaggtgggggggggggggtgtctgggGACTAACTAAACAATAATTTagttttatcctacattgaactattgatctcgccccttacagACACCTGTGGGAGTGGCACCTGTAACCAAGGTAATtgtagcgccaccaacggtacATGTGAATGTGAAGATGGGTGGACCGGTACCAAATGCGGTCAGTACTATTTTAATacttcaatttgattttattattgCCCTTTGAGATATTTTGAGATATTcagtaaaaatgaaagaaattgagaaattttGGTCATTATGAAAGTAGTACTGAAAAGGTAGTCCACaacatctaaatacatgtagtatgataATGGTTATTTGACACATTAAGTGCACTTAATATAAATCGTGCGCTGACGACAGAATTGTGACCGTGAATTTCACTCTCTCACACAAATCGCTACGTGGCTTGACCTACTTTCTTTACATCAGGGCTCATCCGGTCACGTCCAGAGATACTATCAAGTGAAGCTTTCAATACGTTTTGACTCGCtatatgataaatataccaCTAATAACATGTAGAGAAGATtaaaaaattcatttaaaatcTGTGAATTTTgctttaaaagaaaaatattattccCTTGAAACTATATGTAATCAAATCTAGATCTTTGTTGTTTTAGAGTAGACCATGGGGGAGACAGGGATATTATTTATTAGCTTACGTACATGTACGGTTGTGGcatttttaataaaaatgacagttttgtAGCTCCAGTTATAAATTACAGCTATCGAGTACAAAACAGCTGCCACCCTTTATTGCAATAAACATTATACTTTGTATACAGCAAACATGTCATTTATCTTCTTCTATAAATCATCATCGTAATAGCCAAATACTTTTTGGTAGAATCGATTGGATAATGTCGAAATATTGATTCCGAGTTTTGTCTTCCGATTTATGTGTTTTTGGGGATTGCGTACTAGTTTCTCAACGATCTTTAATGTCAGAAGAGgagcattaaaaaaaataaatgttttatttttaaaaaaatatttcactaaAGGAGAACATTAAAGCTATAGTGCTGTATGAAAGTGGCcattaattaatatttacaatgcATCATGGGTACAATCACCAAATTTCCACAGAATCCCCAAAATTCATCacaaatgttattttaatgttttattaatCGCTAAAAATAACGTTTGAGATAATGAGTGCTAAATTTATTATGCATATACAATCATTGGTTCTTCATCGGCATTTTTGAGGATTAAGTATAAACACTTTCAAAGTCCAGGTATCGTAAACTAGAATTTGGAAGAGAGTGACAAGAATGTGACGATAAAATCCATcaacagacaaacaaattaacaacTGGATCAAGAGAAACTTTAGAATGTTGATACACTTAGTCAAAGTGTGAACCACGTAGTGTTCCTTGCTATTATTCTGTTGGAATGTGTACGCTGAAAGCAGAGCTCAACGTCAAAAAGATGCATGTACCTAGAGTTATTAGTAGTTTGGCAAATTAAAGGGCAAAGTCAATGACATTTCAATATGCAATGGCCTTCATCAATTTAATTGCATGCATTGCAATACCCTGGGGACTTTGCATATTATTAGCAAAGTAGCAACTATTCCATCACACGTGCTGTGCAATCAAATTTAGTCCAAAGTCATGTTATGTTAATTCACTTTATTTGCAGACAGTTGTGAGGAGGGCCTCAGGTGTGGAAATGGCAACTGCACTAATGGGACATGTATATGCGATAATGGTTGGACGGGCGACGGTTGTGGTAATGCTATGCTATTGGTTTTACATCCATATATTGTGGTACTATTAAAGCTGTCATTAAAAATAGTGGTGAACTGTTTATATCCAAATAAGTAAACTCCCGTTATCGCACAATACAATTCagataatacatacatacatacatacatacatacatacatacatacatacatacatacatacatacatacatacatacatacatacatacatacacacacacccatacatacatacatacatacatacatacatacatacatacatacatacatacatacatgtacatacatacatacatacacacacacccatacatacatacatacatacatacatacatacatacatacatgcatacatacatacatacatacatacatacatacatacatacatacatacatacatacatacatacatgcatacatacatacatacatacatacatacatacatacatacatacatacatacatacatcatatcgTTATGCTAATATATATCGTAGAATGTTattaataaatatgtcatctaaaatattaaaacgtaatgtatttgaaatcctaaatatttaaaatattggtAATTAAAACGAATTAACAAATGTGGCATTGAGCCCAAATAAAGATGTGATCACCAATACTAATTAGATGAAATAATTGATATTAAAGATACATGTGTTGGAGAGACCTGTCAAAACGGATTCTGTGCCCTTGATGGATCGGGATGTGCATGTCAACTGCCATGGTCAGGAGAGTTTTGTGGTAGGTAGAGTAGGATTAACAGTAACCATAGAGATCACAataacgacaacaacaacaataacaatactattgataatattggggtggtggtggtggtgatgtctgatggtggtggtggtggtggtggtggtggtggaggtgatTTTAGAGGTTTGGTGTTGGTGGttgtggtagtagtggtggtgttggtggtggtggtggtggtggtggtggtggtgatgatgatgatgatgatggtggtggtggtggtggtggtggtggtggtggtggtggttttggtggtggtggtgatgatgatgatgatgatggtggtggtggtggtggtagtggtggtggtggttgtggcggtggtgttggtgttggtggtggtggtggtggtggtggtggtgatggtggtggtgatgatgatgatgatgatgatgatgatgatgatgatgatgatgatggtagtggtggtggtggtggtggtggtggtggtggtggttactTTGCCCTTGAATGCTTGTGCTTGGGGATAATAATTCATCCCGATATATGAGATCCCTTTACATGGATTGCATAGATGTAACTAAAATTTGCTACTACCTACCAGTTTGATTATGTATAGTTGCCTTTAACGATATCACACGTACTTTATTACAGAACAATGTGGGAAGAGTTTATGCAAAAACGGAAAATGTGAAAAAAGTATGGGGGAAAGTGGTATTTCAACGTGTGATGTAACAGGTTGTGTAACATGTACGTGTGATGCTGGATACTATGGAGTAGACTGTGATGAAGGTAATTTCAAATTGAGACGATTGGTTGCCTCAATTTTAAAGAATTATGCAGCATGGCATGGGGTAGTTCTTTGACCTTTGATCAGACTAGTTCATTATGACTTATCTTATTCAATTGTTCTTCCCTTAGTACATTTTTTTACCTGAAAAGACCACAgtggattttttttaatgtatgcaTGTTATCCTCGAAGGTATCCGATGctgtatgttttcatttttattcgGGTTTCTTAAtatgacaaccaacaatatatcacagaaaattgttaaaatgccaataatttagacattgtacatgtcatgcAATAAGAGATTGATTTTATCAATACTGATTTTGAAATCGTGATTGCAATATATTGGGTTGGTGGTTTATGGGGAcggacccaaaatcaattttattggatttattaaacaatattACACCTACACAGATATGTTTACCAATAGTTGATTCAATACTATTAAGGGTGTACAATAGTACGAGTTGGCAattatatttaccaaaatagttTCAGTAGCAGTTTTAAAACCATTCATGCCGGATAAGGATTAGtgtgaaaatattcatatcaaAAGTTGGTACTGATAAATAGAGTAATAATATATAATCCTTATGGCTCAACCTTGACTGATAAGACAACACTAATGTGAGGACCTGGGATTTAATCTTGTGGCTTTAAGTTCTAATTAGTCTCATGTTAAAGTGTAATATGCAGCCATGAGGAATGATAGATAAACTACTATACAAAATACTATTAATGATATAGTCATATAATTAAAATGTTTGTGATAAGGGTG comes from Glandiceps talaboti chromosome 11, keGlaTala1.1, whole genome shotgun sequence and encodes:
- the LOC144441928 gene encoding uncharacterized protein LOC144441928, which encodes MSNKSITFQFGLFCFVLLHMSLSLDCGTHTCVHATACNTGGDMCECDVPGWSGGACDTCGSGTCLAGTCNVTLQECTCNDGWNGTNCELCSGANACVNGECKDDQSGCQCELGWSGLMCDTCGSGTCNQGNCSATNGTCECEDGWTGTKCDSCEEGLRCGNGNCTNGTCICDNGWTGDGCDTCVGETCQNGFCALDGSGCACQLPWSGEFCEQCGKSLCKNGKCEKSMGESGISTCDVTGCVTCTCDAGYYGVDCDEDDLKKSLSGEAVKLHPLLFTSMTCVQFVVLWRLM